In a single window of the Cupriavidus sp. P-10 genome:
- a CDS encoding helix-turn-helix domain-containing protein produces MTGIQFIERDGRREYAVIPIEMWERVKYLIEDAGDVALFDAARAKDDGFRVPAAVLDAELAGDHPVKAWRNYRRLTQDALARAAGLSKPYLSQIENRSRAGSPDALRRLAQALGVPCDMLGEESE; encoded by the coding sequence ATGACTGGAATCCAGTTTATTGAACGAGACGGCCGCCGCGAATATGCGGTGATCCCCATCGAGATGTGGGAGCGCGTCAAATACCTGATTGAAGACGCGGGCGACGTCGCCCTGTTCGACGCCGCCAGGGCCAAGGACGACGGCTTCCGCGTGCCGGCCGCCGTGCTCGATGCCGAACTGGCCGGCGACCATCCGGTCAAGGCATGGCGCAACTATCGCCGGCTGACGCAGGACGCGCTTGCCCGGGCCGCGGGCCTGAGCAAGCCATATCTCAGCCAGATCGAAAACCGTTCGCGCGCCGGCAGCCCCGATGCGCTTCGCAGGCTGGCGCAAGCACTGGGCGTGCCCTGCGACATGCTGGGCGAAGAGAGCGAATAG
- a CDS encoding type II toxin-antitoxin system RelE family toxin, which produces MYAIEFTRQAAQTLKAMPRNLAATIVAKVNGLAVDPYAPNPNARKLAGRNGYRLRVGDWRVLYEIEDGRLVILVLAVSPRGGAYK; this is translated from the coding sequence ATGTACGCCATTGAGTTCACCCGGCAAGCTGCACAGACCCTGAAGGCCATGCCCAGAAACCTTGCCGCAACGATCGTCGCGAAGGTCAATGGCCTTGCCGTGGATCCTTACGCACCGAACCCGAACGCAAGAAAGCTTGCGGGACGAAACGGCTATCGGCTCCGGGTAGGGGATTGGCGAGTGTTGTACGAAATCGAGGACGGACGGCTGGTGATTCTCGTACTGGCCGTCAGCCCACGTGGAGGAGCTTACAAATGA
- a CDS encoding TonB-dependent hemoglobin/transferrin/lactoferrin family receptor, which yields MKRRCLARLRASVRVTPVAAVCAALGSPAFAAEGDSQTTALASLNEVVVTATRTEERADAVASTITTREARQIERAQPVDETGLFADEPDIDVPRDRRRFGAGSINIRGIEDNRVLQMVDGVRLPDFFNGGGPSNISSSTRDAPEFSFLKRVEVLRGPASSLYGSDAIGGVVAYATKDPVDLTQGRKVGGEVGLNWNGIDNGFGQTAGVAGGSDTIQGLFMVANRNAHEMKNMGTDGSNSVNRTRPNPQDVRTQAWLGKILLNATPEHKFKFTYEHRDGNTDTDLLRLSTALPRVTAASGNEDLSRDRVSLDYEWKPASGLLDRLAAQVYYQESETSTLTNQVRSNTSTGCSATTRGTSLCNVALGFAFRQEQTGFNVQGDKSFVTGSVGHRLIGGVDFMRTRTSESRDATVVNLTTGTTTKSLAGENFPVHDFPTGETRQTGVFAQDEMRFFDGRFTLTPGLRFDHYSLSPDGDDLVYSSAGGRPAVSKSDSHVSPKLSALWQATDHVNLWAQYVFGYRAPNYQEVNGSFRNPVQGYGAAPNADLNPEKSRSFEVGARYTSDNVQTSVALFDNRYRDFIEQVQLTCPSDPACLPGLRATYQYRNQTSVRIYGAEWRGVWRFLPQWRIDGAVAYAHGTNEQTDQPLNSVSPLRASAGLTWERVQGQGAAIRWRGARPVTRTDDTSFTYFKPAGYGVVDLQAWWRFNRFVSLALSVNNLFDKKYWLWGDVRQTGVSATEPGVDFYTQPGRTFAASLKLSF from the coding sequence ATGAAACGTCGCTGCCTGGCGCGCCTGCGCGCCTCCGTCCGGGTCACGCCTGTTGCCGCCGTCTGCGCGGCGCTGGGCTCGCCAGCCTTCGCCGCCGAGGGCGATAGCCAGACCACCGCGCTTGCCTCGCTCAATGAAGTGGTGGTCACCGCCACGCGCACCGAGGAGCGTGCCGATGCGGTCGCCTCCACCATCACCACGCGCGAGGCGCGCCAGATCGAGCGCGCGCAGCCGGTCGACGAGACTGGCCTGTTCGCCGACGAGCCCGATATCGACGTGCCGCGCGACCGCCGCCGCTTTGGCGCGGGCAGCATCAATATCCGCGGCATCGAAGACAACCGCGTGCTGCAGATGGTCGACGGCGTGCGCCTGCCAGACTTCTTCAATGGCGGCGGCCCGTCGAACATCTCCAGCTCGACGCGCGATGCGCCGGAGTTTTCGTTCCTGAAGCGCGTGGAAGTGCTGCGCGGGCCGGCGTCGAGCCTGTATGGCTCGGATGCGATCGGCGGCGTGGTGGCCTATGCGACCAAGGACCCCGTCGACCTGACGCAGGGCCGCAAGGTCGGCGGCGAGGTCGGGCTGAACTGGAACGGCATCGACAATGGCTTCGGGCAGACCGCGGGCGTGGCCGGCGGCAGCGACACCATCCAGGGCCTCTTCATGGTCGCGAACCGCAATGCGCACGAAATGAAGAACATGGGCACCGACGGCTCCAACTCGGTCAACCGCACCAGGCCCAATCCGCAGGACGTGCGCACGCAGGCATGGCTGGGCAAGATCCTGCTCAACGCCACGCCCGAGCACAAGTTCAAGTTCACCTACGAGCATCGCGACGGCAATACCGACACCGACCTGCTGCGGTTATCCACAGCCCTGCCGCGTGTGACCGCCGCCAGCGGCAATGAAGACCTGAGCCGCGACCGCGTCAGCCTGGACTACGAGTGGAAGCCCGCCAGCGGCCTGCTGGATCGCCTGGCGGCGCAGGTCTACTACCAGGAATCGGAGACCTCCACGCTGACCAACCAGGTGCGCAGCAACACCAGCACCGGCTGCTCGGCCACCACGCGCGGCACCAGCCTGTGCAACGTCGCGCTGGGCTTTGCCTTCAGGCAGGAGCAGACCGGCTTCAACGTGCAGGGCGACAAGTCCTTCGTCACCGGCAGCGTCGGGCACCGGCTGATCGGCGGCGTCGATTTCATGCGCACGCGCACGTCCGAGTCGCGCGATGCCACGGTGGTCAACCTGACCACCGGCACCACCACCAAGTCCCTCGCCGGCGAGAACTTCCCGGTGCACGACTTCCCCACCGGCGAGACGCGCCAGACCGGCGTGTTCGCGCAGGACGAGATGCGCTTCTTCGATGGCCGCTTCACGCTGACGCCGGGGCTGCGCTTCGACCACTACTCGCTGTCGCCGGATGGCGACGACCTGGTCTACAGCAGTGCCGGCGGCCGCCCGGCGGTCAGCAAGAGCGATTCGCACGTGTCGCCCAAGCTGTCGGCACTGTGGCAGGCGACCGACCACGTCAACCTGTGGGCGCAATATGTGTTTGGCTACCGCGCGCCCAACTACCAGGAGGTCAACGGCAGCTTCCGCAATCCGGTGCAGGGCTACGGCGCCGCGCCTAACGCGGACCTGAACCCGGAGAAGAGCCGCTCGTTCGAGGTCGGCGCGCGCTATACCAGCGACAACGTGCAGACCAGCGTGGCGCTGTTCGATAACCGCTATCGCGACTTTATCGAACAGGTGCAGCTGACCTGCCCGTCCGACCCCGCCTGCCTGCCCGGCCTGCGCGCGACCTACCAGTACCGCAACCAGACCAGCGTGCGCATCTACGGCGCCGAGTGGCGCGGCGTGTGGCGCTTCCTGCCGCAATGGCGCATCGACGGCGCGGTCGCGTATGCGCACGGCACCAATGAGCAGACCGACCAGCCGCTTAACAGCGTGTCGCCGCTGCGCGCGAGCGCGGGGCTGACCTGGGAGCGCGTGCAGGGCCAGGGTGCCGCAATCCGCTGGCGCGGCGCGCGTCCGGTCACGCGTACCGATGACACGTCGTTCACCTACTTCAAGCCCGCCGGCTACGGCGTGGTCGACCTGCAGGCGTGGTGGCGCTTCAACCGCTTCGTCAGCCTGGCGCTGTCGGTGAACAACCTGTTCGACAAGAAGTACTGGCTGTGGGGCGACGTGCGCCAGACCGGCGTATCGGCCACCGAGCCCGGCGTGGACTTCTACACGCAGCCGGGCCGTACCTTCGCCGCCAGCCTGAAGCTGTCGTTCTGA
- the cobN gene encoding cobaltochelatase subunit CobN, producing the protein MSPQNITGRCLWALLCLLVWMGAAQAATPRIAILTSSPVPAGKFGPLREMAQAQGMTLDAQYLERMAAQDIAPFINNADLLIVDAPRDHIVTATLQRLGPLWTEARVPRVLIATDRYEAHGVDDKLAVQLHAYYVNGGRGNFGAMMRTLAAQQFRLRGDDGIPAPVVFPKAAYYHPKLAGVITTSPQDALAASGSSGPVIGIAIHQAYVSGLDSAFIDDLIGRLEARHARVLTFYGPVMDADGITRMAMPGGKRLVDVLINGQIMLNPHGRKAEFEKLDVPVTQVMPYRRGDAQAWQDDPHGISLTDTPFYLVQPELAGVIDPILAAATARGDGAIVSLPAQLDTVADKALALARLRHLPNADKRVAILYYNYPAGEKNLSASFLNLPRSLASTLAALRAAGYTTEAADEARLQRDLGALLAPFYRSGKLEPLLDAGLAVWMPMAQYRRWYDAQPAPFRAAVAQRWGNPEQSAMAATHNGEAGFVIPRLQLGNVVLTPVPPRGERNESDEKALYHSTTTPLNHFYMAAYLWARTGDGGREALVHYGTHGTQEWTPGKERGLSVTDQPYLVLGSVPVIYPYIVDDVGEAIQAKRRGRAAIVSHQTPPFRPAGLHTDMVSLHDQLHAYLQQDEGAVKDTIRRQILSRSASMHLYEDMGWTAARARSDFTGYLDALHIHLHELGGALQPYGLHTFGQSQDDGLRLYTTMAMLGKDWLRRVFPEEPEELFAVDYAQLAQTPPYAMVRRYVAEGASLDELGDARQREDMQRARQLYASLDASPENAGLLTALAGRHLQSGTGGDPVRNPDTLPTGRNLYGFDPSRVPSREAWKAGQAAAEAMIADWRKRHGRYPDKLAFSLWSVETMRHQGMLEAQAMAVLGVRPKWDDGGRVVGVEPIPAAELGRPRVDVVLSATGLYRDHFPNLMKWLAEAVKLAAAQPEADNVVAANTRAVRERLAKLNVPADSLDALAVTRIFASESGNYGTGLNDAAMATDTFGSGREADARLARLYLARMQYAYGPDEQHWGEALPQVNLYAENLKGVDGALLARSSNLYGMLTTDDPFQYLGGIGLAVRHLTGKAPELLISNLRDASNARTETAASFLASELRTRYFHPGWIEGMKAEGYSGALNVLDTVNNFWGWTAVSPEIVRDDQWTEFAEVYVNDKHKLGLNEWFEKNAPQAQAQVIERMLEAARKGYWKADDRLLKTLAQRYEALAQRHDIVSNNRAFNQYLKQQVPAQTQAPGYGMRPPAAAPRPAPAATPPKPAPAAPTPEPPPGPAPNQPQPVHGMQLVERKPPAAEIVPVLSWLAGGIALAAAIAGGALSARRRQADAGGSWLPGRR; encoded by the coding sequence ATGTCCCCACAAAACATAACCGGTCGCTGCCTCTGGGCGCTGCTGTGCCTGCTGGTGTGGATGGGCGCGGCGCAGGCTGCCACGCCGCGCATCGCCATCCTGACCAGTTCGCCGGTGCCGGCCGGCAAGTTCGGCCCGCTGCGCGAGATGGCGCAGGCGCAGGGCATGACGCTCGATGCGCAGTACCTGGAGCGCATGGCGGCGCAGGACATCGCGCCGTTCATCAACAACGCAGACCTGCTGATCGTCGATGCGCCGCGCGACCACATCGTCACCGCGACGCTGCAACGCCTCGGACCTTTGTGGACCGAAGCGCGCGTACCGCGCGTACTGATCGCCACCGACCGCTACGAAGCACACGGCGTCGACGACAAGCTCGCGGTGCAACTGCATGCGTACTACGTCAACGGCGGCCGCGGCAACTTCGGCGCGATGATGCGCACGCTCGCGGCACAGCAGTTCCGCCTGCGCGGTGACGACGGCATTCCGGCACCCGTGGTGTTTCCCAAGGCCGCCTATTACCACCCGAAGCTGGCAGGCGTGATCACCACGTCGCCGCAGGACGCGCTGGCCGCATCGGGCAGCAGCGGTCCGGTGATCGGCATTGCCATCCACCAGGCCTATGTGTCCGGTCTCGACAGCGCCTTTATCGACGACCTGATTGGTCGCCTCGAAGCACGCCATGCGCGCGTGCTCACGTTTTACGGCCCGGTGATGGATGCCGACGGCATCACGCGCATGGCGATGCCCGGCGGCAAGCGCCTGGTCGATGTGCTGATCAACGGCCAGATCATGCTGAACCCGCACGGCCGCAAGGCCGAATTCGAGAAGCTCGACGTACCAGTGACGCAGGTCATGCCCTATCGCAGGGGAGATGCGCAGGCGTGGCAGGACGACCCGCACGGCATCAGCCTGACCGACACGCCGTTCTACCTGGTGCAGCCCGAACTGGCCGGCGTGATCGATCCCATCCTGGCCGCTGCCACGGCCAGGGGCGACGGCGCCATCGTCAGCCTGCCCGCGCAGCTCGATACGGTGGCCGACAAGGCGTTGGCACTGGCACGGCTGCGCCACCTGCCCAACGCCGACAAGCGCGTGGCGATCCTCTACTACAACTACCCGGCCGGCGAGAAGAACCTGTCGGCGTCGTTCCTGAACCTGCCCAGGAGCCTGGCCAGCACGCTCGCCGCGCTGCGCGCCGCGGGCTATACCACCGAGGCCGCAGACGAAGCGCGCTTGCAGCGCGACCTCGGCGCATTGCTCGCACCGTTCTATCGCAGCGGCAAGCTGGAGCCTTTGCTCGATGCCGGCCTCGCGGTGTGGATGCCGATGGCGCAATACCGCCGCTGGTACGACGCGCAGCCGGCACCGTTCCGTGCGGCGGTGGCGCAGCGCTGGGGCAACCCCGAGCAATCGGCGATGGCGGCCACGCACAACGGTGAGGCCGGCTTTGTGATCCCGCGCCTCCAGCTCGGCAACGTGGTGCTGACGCCGGTGCCGCCGCGCGGCGAGCGCAATGAATCGGACGAGAAGGCGCTGTACCACTCCACCACCACGCCGCTGAACCACTTCTACATGGCGGCCTACCTGTGGGCGCGTACCGGAGATGGGGGTCGAGAGGCGCTGGTGCACTACGGCACGCATGGCACGCAGGAATGGACGCCGGGCAAGGAGCGCGGCCTGTCTGTCACCGACCAGCCCTACCTCGTGCTGGGCAGCGTGCCGGTGATCTATCCGTACATCGTCGACGACGTTGGTGAAGCGATCCAGGCCAAGCGTCGCGGCCGCGCGGCAATCGTCAGCCACCAGACGCCGCCGTTCCGGCCGGCGGGCCTGCATACCGACATGGTATCGCTGCACGATCAGTTGCATGCGTACCTGCAGCAGGACGAAGGCGCGGTGAAGGACACCATCCGCCGGCAGATCCTGTCGCGCAGCGCGTCGATGCACCTGTACGAGGACATGGGCTGGACCGCCGCGCGTGCGCGCTCGGACTTCACTGGCTACCTGGATGCGCTGCATATCCACCTGCATGAACTTGGCGGGGCGCTGCAGCCTTATGGCCTGCACACGTTCGGGCAATCGCAGGACGACGGGCTGCGGCTTTATACGACCATGGCGATGCTCGGCAAGGACTGGCTCAGGCGCGTCTTCCCCGAGGAGCCCGAGGAGCTGTTCGCGGTCGACTACGCGCAACTTGCGCAGACGCCGCCTTATGCGATGGTGCGGCGCTACGTGGCCGAAGGCGCATCGCTCGATGAACTGGGCGACGCGCGCCAGCGCGAAGACATGCAGCGTGCGCGGCAGCTCTATGCCAGCCTCGATGCATCGCCGGAAAATGCCGGCTTGCTGACCGCGCTGGCCGGCCGCCACCTGCAATCGGGAACGGGCGGCGATCCGGTGCGCAATCCCGACACGCTGCCGACCGGCCGCAACCTGTACGGCTTCGATCCCTCCAGGGTGCCCAGCCGCGAAGCGTGGAAAGCGGGCCAGGCCGCCGCCGAGGCGATGATCGCCGACTGGCGCAAGCGCCATGGCCGCTATCCCGACAAGCTGGCGTTCTCGCTGTGGAGCGTGGAGACCATGCGCCACCAGGGCATGCTCGAAGCGCAGGCGATGGCGGTTCTGGGCGTGCGGCCGAAATGGGATGACGGTGGCCGCGTGGTTGGCGTCGAACCGATTCCCGCAGCTGAATTGGGACGCCCGCGCGTGGACGTGGTGCTGTCCGCGACCGGACTCTATCGCGACCACTTCCCTAACCTGATGAAGTGGCTGGCCGAGGCGGTGAAGCTCGCCGCTGCGCAGCCGGAGGCGGACAACGTCGTCGCCGCGAACACCCGCGCGGTGCGCGAACGGCTGGCGAAGCTGAACGTTCCCGCCGACAGCCTCGATGCGCTGGCGGTGACGCGCATCTTCGCCAGCGAATCGGGCAACTACGGCACCGGCCTGAACGATGCGGCGATGGCCACCGACACGTTTGGCAGCGGCCGCGAGGCCGACGCCAGGCTGGCCAGGCTGTACCTCGCGCGCATGCAGTACGCCTACGGTCCCGATGAGCAGCACTGGGGCGAGGCGCTGCCGCAGGTCAACCTCTATGCCGAGAACCTGAAAGGCGTCGACGGTGCGCTGCTGGCGCGCAGCTCCAACCTGTACGGCATGCTGACCACCGACGACCCGTTCCAGTACCTTGGTGGCATCGGGCTCGCCGTGCGGCACCTGACCGGCAAGGCGCCAGAGTTGCTGATCTCGAACCTGCGCGATGCCAGCAACGCGCGCACCGAGACCGCCGCGAGCTTCCTCGCCAGCGAGCTGCGCACGCGCTACTTCCATCCGGGCTGGATCGAGGGCATGAAGGCCGAGGGCTACAGCGGCGCGCTGAACGTTCTCGACACCGTCAACAACTTCTGGGGCTGGACCGCGGTCTCGCCCGAGATCGTGCGTGACGACCAGTGGACCGAGTTCGCCGAGGTCTATGTCAACGACAAGCACAAGCTCGGCCTGAACGAGTGGTTCGAGAAGAACGCGCCGCAGGCCCAGGCCCAGGTGATCGAACGCATGCTCGAAGCCGCGCGCAAGGGCTACTGGAAGGCCGACGACAGGCTGCTGAAGACGCTGGCGCAGCGCTACGAAGCCCTGGCGCAGCGCCACGACATCGTCAGCAACAACCGCGCCTTCAACCAGTACCTGAAGCAGCAGGTGCCGGCGCAGACGCAGGCGCCGGGCTATGGCATGCGGCCGCCCGCTGCGGCGCCACGTCCTGCGCCCGCGGCAACGCCTCCAAAGCCTGCCCCCGCGGCACCAACGCCAGAGCCGCCGCCCGGGCCCGCCCCGAACCAGCCGCAGCCGGTGCACGGCATGCAGCTGGTCGAACGCAAGCCGCCCGCGGCCGAGATCGTGCCGGTGCTGTCGTGGCTGGCAGGCGGCATCGCGCTGGCGGCCGCTATCGCAGGCGGCGCGCTCAGCGCGCGGCGGCGCCAGGCCGATGCCGGCGGCAGCTGGCTGCCCGGACGGCGCTGA
- a CDS encoding MotA/TolQ/ExbB proton channel family protein → MTPTLLETLMYDVGQLFLIPTLALIALLFLYAFWALGEFAMQAWLRARHPIASGRGYVLVAWARRNKVADADALDVAAHRLLERPRIATRVAPMLGLVATMIPMGPALKGLSGGNLANVGENLTIAFSAVILALIAASITFWVVNVRRRWLAEELVWLGKSHPQWEVDA, encoded by the coding sequence ATGACACCCACCCTGCTTGAAACCCTGATGTACGACGTCGGCCAACTGTTCCTGATCCCGACGCTCGCGCTGATCGCGCTGCTGTTCCTGTACGCTTTCTGGGCGCTGGGCGAATTCGCGATGCAGGCCTGGCTGCGCGCGCGCCATCCCATTGCCAGCGGCCGCGGCTACGTGCTGGTGGCGTGGGCGCGGCGCAACAAGGTGGCCGATGCCGATGCGCTCGACGTCGCCGCGCACCGCTTGCTGGAGCGCCCGCGCATCGCCACGCGCGTGGCGCCGATGCTGGGGCTGGTGGCCACCATGATCCCGATGGGCCCGGCGCTGAAGGGCCTGTCCGGTGGCAACCTGGCCAATGTGGGCGAGAATCTCACCATCGCCTTCTCCGCGGTGATCCTGGCGCTGATCGCGGCCAGCATTACTTTCTGGGTGGTCAACGTGCGCCGCCGCTGGCTGGCCGAAGAACTGGTGTGGCTGGGCAAGTCCCACCCGCAATGGGAGGTCGACGCATGA
- a CDS encoding DUF2149 domain-containing protein, with the protein MKFLEDSEADDPILSVVNLIDVFLVVIAALLVAIAQNPANPFTHDDVTVITNPGKPNMEIVSRQGEKVVRYQASGQVGSGDGIKAGVAYRMKDGSMVYVPEQPAQAGGEQASAPGTTTR; encoded by the coding sequence ATGAAATTCCTGGAAGATAGCGAAGCCGACGATCCGATCCTGTCGGTGGTGAACCTGATCGACGTGTTCCTGGTGGTGATCGCCGCGCTGCTGGTGGCGATCGCGCAGAACCCGGCGAATCCGTTCACGCATGACGACGTGACGGTTATCACCAACCCCGGCAAGCCGAACATGGAGATCGTGTCGCGCCAGGGAGAGAAAGTGGTGCGCTACCAGGCCAGCGGCCAGGTCGGCAGCGGCGACGGCATCAAGGCCGGCGTGGCGTACCGGATGAAGGACGGGTCGATGGTGTACGTGCCGGAGCAGCCCGCGCAGGCGGGCGGCGAACAGGCATCGGCGCCGGGGACCACAACCAGATAA
- a CDS encoding ChaN family lipoprotein yields the protein MLAASFAVLSAGCATPGPSPAAVSATFAGKPYVLLGEVHDNADGQQQRLGALTRAVEQGWRPAIAMEQFDRERQADIDRARRERPRDADYLIAQAGGGAWQWPLYRPVVALALQYDLPLVAANLSRADAGKIVRGGLDGLFPADERQKLGLTGELPPDLVAAQTAVLDRGHCGNFPKAMLPGMLAAQAARDAVMAQALRPYAQRGAVLIAGNGHVRRDVGVPRWLAGEAGKVVSVGYVESAPADGEFDMAVVVPAVARKDPCLQAKPAG from the coding sequence ATGCTGGCTGCAAGCTTTGCCGTGCTGAGCGCCGGCTGTGCGACCCCGGGCCCTTCGCCAGCAGCAGTCAGCGCCACCTTTGCCGGCAAGCCCTACGTGCTGCTGGGCGAGGTCCACGACAACGCCGACGGCCAGCAGCAGCGGCTCGGCGCGCTCACGCGCGCGGTCGAGCAAGGCTGGCGCCCGGCCATCGCCATGGAGCAGTTCGACCGGGAACGGCAGGCCGATATCGACCGCGCCCGCCGGGAGCGGCCCAGGGATGCCGATTACCTGATCGCGCAGGCCGGCGGCGGCGCCTGGCAGTGGCCGCTGTACCGGCCGGTGGTGGCGCTGGCGCTGCAGTACGACCTGCCGCTGGTGGCGGCCAACCTGTCGCGCGCGGATGCGGGCAAGATCGTGCGCGGCGGGCTGGACGGGCTGTTCCCGGCGGACGAGCGGCAGAAGCTTGGCCTGACCGGAGAGTTGCCGCCTGACCTGGTGGCGGCGCAGACCGCGGTGCTCGACCGCGGCCACTGCGGCAATTTCCCCAAGGCGATGCTGCCCGGCATGCTGGCCGCACAGGCGGCGCGCGACGCGGTGATGGCGCAGGCGTTGCGGCCCTACGCGCAGCGTGGGGCGGTGCTGATTGCCGGCAACGGGCATGTGCGGCGCGATGTCGGGGTGCCGCGCTGGCTTGCTGGCGAGGCCGGCAAGGTTGTCAGCGTGGGCTACGTGGAGAGCGCGCCGGCGGACGGCGAGTTCGACATGGCAGTGGTGGTGCCGGCGGTGGCGCGCAAGGATCCTTGCCTGCAGGCGAAGCCGGCGGGGTGA
- a CDS encoding Bug family tripartite tricarboxylate transporter substrate binding protein yields MRRSISRFAHAALASAAVAATVVAAPAYALDSVKVMIGANPGGGYDQTGRSLGAAMIAAGQAKTASYDNKGGAGGTIALTQFVNTDKGNPNALMVVGAVMVGAIETNKPPVTLKNATPIARLFADTMVITVPASSPIKSIKDLTTQLKANPGSVSWGGGSKGSIDHILAGLVAKESGVDPKKINYVPFQGGGEASASIMGGHVTVGIAGVSEFLPFIKSGKMRALAVTSKDRTADIPTLKEQGVNVEIYNWRGVYGAPGTTPEQRKAMIDAVVKATESKAWKDTLQKNDWTPFLLTGDEFGKFVDSESTRLGGTLRELGVAK; encoded by the coding sequence ATGCGCCGTTCGATTTCCCGTTTCGCCCATGCCGCGCTGGCATCGGCCGCCGTTGCCGCCACCGTCGTTGCCGCGCCCGCCTATGCGCTGGACAGCGTCAAGGTCATGATCGGCGCCAACCCCGGCGGCGGCTACGACCAGACCGGCCGCTCGCTGGGCGCCGCGATGATCGCCGCGGGCCAGGCCAAGACCGCTTCGTACGACAACAAGGGCGGCGCAGGCGGCACCATCGCACTGACGCAGTTCGTCAACACCGACAAGGGCAACCCCAACGCGCTGATGGTGGTGGGTGCGGTGATGGTCGGCGCGATCGAGACCAACAAGCCGCCGGTCACGCTGAAGAACGCCACGCCGATCGCGCGCCTGTTTGCCGACACCATGGTCATCACCGTGCCGGCCAGCTCGCCGATCAAGTCGATCAAGGACCTGACCACGCAACTCAAGGCCAACCCGGGCAGCGTCAGCTGGGGCGGCGGCTCCAAGGGTTCGATCGACCATATCCTGGCCGGCCTGGTCGCCAAGGAAAGCGGCGTCGATCCCAAGAAGATCAACTACGTGCCGTTCCAGGGCGGCGGCGAAGCCTCGGCCTCGATCATGGGCGGCCACGTGACGGTGGGCATCGCCGGCGTGTCTGAGTTCCTGCCCTTCATCAAGAGCGGCAAGATGCGCGCGCTGGCGGTGACCTCCAAGGACCGCACCGCCGACATCCCGACGCTGAAGGAGCAAGGCGTCAACGTCGAGATCTACAACTGGCGCGGCGTGTATGGCGCGCCCGGCACCACGCCGGAGCAGCGCAAGGCCATGATCGACGCGGTGGTCAAGGCCACCGAGAGCAAGGCCTGGAAGGACACGCTGCAGAAGAACGACTGGACGCCGTTCCTGCTGACCGGCGACGAGTTCGGCAAGTTTGTCGACAGCGAATCGACCCGCCTGGGCGGCACGCTGCGCGAGCTGGGCGTCGCCAAGTAA
- a CDS encoding tripartite tricarboxylate transporter TctB family protein, whose product MKPSHVAIGVAVLALSLFFFVGLSGITGEEGYAGLSPRFVPTLVAVGLAVCGALLTWQGVRGGFRNMPEEDAELPNAPHNFKGFLWVAAGLVLNMALIGTLGFVFSSTLLMVCVARGYGSRRIVRDVIVGLCITVPMWALFEFLLGINLPLLPIAGF is encoded by the coding sequence ATGAAACCCTCGCACGTTGCCATCGGCGTTGCCGTCCTGGCGCTTTCGCTGTTTTTCTTTGTGGGCCTGTCGGGCATTACCGGCGAAGAGGGCTATGCCGGCCTGTCGCCGCGCTTCGTGCCCACGCTGGTGGCCGTCGGGCTGGCCGTGTGCGGCGCGCTGCTGACGTGGCAGGGCGTGCGCGGCGGCTTCCGCAACATGCCGGAGGAAGATGCCGAGCTGCCCAACGCGCCGCACAACTTCAAAGGCTTCCTGTGGGTGGCGGCCGGCCTGGTGCTGAACATGGCACTGATCGGCACGCTCGGCTTCGTGTTTTCTTCCACGCTGCTGATGGTGTGCGTGGCGCGCGGCTACGGCAGCCGCCGCATCGTGCGCGACGTGATCGTGGGCCTCTGCATCACGGTGCCGATGTGGGCGCTGTTTGAATTCCTGCTCGGCATCAACCTGCCGCTGCTCCCCATCGCCGGCTTCTGA